The sequence GCAAAAAAGTCAAggactaaaaaattaaaattcctaAAAATTAAAGGCTTAAATTCCTGAAATAATCAGAGCCCTCCAATTCATGCACGCCCCCCTATATCGACGGTTTATATTCATCTGTCATCTCATTGATACGGCCTTCTCTCTCGCATGCTTTCTCCTTGGATCGTTGGAATATTCGCATAGTTTATGTAGATCCAAGCCAAAGAATCCGCCTTCGCAACCGTAATCATATTTAATAATGAAGAAACAAATAACCATTTGAATCCAAATTTGTATTTAAGAGGAGGGAGGAGGAAAACGGGATCAGCACCAAAGCCAATGGGTTCTTTCTGTGAGTATTCGTTTTCCAGCATTTCTTGAAATTGCCTGATGTTTCTTGTGTTCTTACAGAGATTTATGACGACGATTTCCTGATTTAGTTCGTTTAAAGATATGGCTTTTGCTTCTGTTTACATGTCACGTCTGCTTTGCCCCGTGTTGCTGTTTTCTGGAATGTGTCGAACTTTAGAAGTTTTGGTGAGCTGGGTTTTTGTgggatttttttgaattttgatttgtGTGTCAACAATGTGTGAAGTTATGTTTTTCTGATAATAACTCAGTACGAGGTGCCGATAGACTCTGAACTGAGTTATGTTTGGACATTTTTGTCTTTCAAAATTTCGTTGGAAAATCTGATAGCATTGGATGATTCATGCAATTGGAGCAACTTGAGCTAGAGTGGcgtcaagcatttgatcaaatCAATCCGAGTTTCGATATTTTGTATTCAGATTTCGTTGATGGCAGTCGGTTTGGATGTTAAAAGTTTTGAGCTTTGTAGTCTGACATGAATTTTTGCTCATGCTTGTTAAGTTTGAGACTGGAAGTGCATTTTTCATGATAAGCAAGATTATGGGTTTTCTCCTACACAATGTAACATAGTAGGAATCTGCAAAtctctttattttaatataactaaaaaattCTGTGTTTTGTAGTTTAATTCTGTAAAATGCTTGTCTCGTTGGTAATCTTGTTTCATGTACTAAGAACTAATGTATTGTAATTGTGTGCTTCAAGCTGATACTTATGTAAAAGTTTCATTTCAGTACTACAACaaaattagaaaataaattggcACCTCGTACTTATGTTCCCAGTGCTAATTTTAATGTGTCCTGCATTGCTCTGCAGGTCATGCCCCTTTCTTTTTTCTTCTGTTGATTGTTGGGTGCTCGGCAAGAGCACTTTACCCTCTTCCCAGCAGAAGAAATGACAGAAACAGACAGCCGCTTCAAACATTTCGTCCATATAACATTGCACATCGTGGTTCGAATGGAGAAATTCCCGAAGAAACAGCTGCTGCTTACATGGTATATTCCCTTTTACCTTCCATAAATATATCCCAAATGCATCGTGCTCGATGTCATGGCTCAGTAGTAGTTAATACCTTTTGAAATAGTACTGAGATTTGAATATGGCCAGTTCAAAGCTAATGTTGTTCGTTTACCTCAGGCCAATCCTAAGGCGAGATTTTGATCGATGTTGGATAACTATATTTTCTGCATGCCATCTTCATATTTGATATATCTGTGATAAACTAACTTGCAGCGAGCTATTGACGAAGGTGCTGATTTCATAGAGTCTGATATTCTGTCTTCGAAAGATGGTGTTCTTATATGCTTCCATGATGTAAACCTTGATGATACAACTGATATTGCTATGCACAAGGAATTCTCTGATCGGAAGAGGACTTATGAGGTACAAGGGGACAATATTACCGGCTATTTCACAGGTTAGACCACTATCAGAACTGGAGATATTTTTCTGGCATTCCTCTCTTCACATTTAACGCATCTGATCAAGGTGAAGCTTAAGGGTGATCTATGCTCTTTTGCCATAATTCATCCTTGTCACACATCATTGATTTTTACTTATTTTTTATGGTTTGAAAGTTTTATATCTGCTGTTATGATGTTCAGTTGATTTCACCATAGAAGAGTTAAAATCGTTGCGAGTGAAACAGAGATACCATTTTCGGGATCAGCAGTATAATGGTTAGTCCCAATGTTGTAGTACAATTATATGAAAAGAAATATAAAACACACCATGTCCGGAACAAAAAATTTAACACCTGCAATTTGTTTCATATCACTTTGCAGGTAAATTTCCTATAATCACTTTTGAAGAGTTTATTTCAATCGCTCTTGATGCACCACGAGTTGTTGGAATATATCCAGAGATAAAAAATCCAGTATTTATCAATCAACATGTGAGTTCCTTCTTTTCGTCTTACGACAACCTTATCTTACTTAGAGAAACAGATGTGAATGGTAAACTGATGATGACTTCTTTGTCTTGAAGAATGTCAACTCATCCCGTGGTTACATATCTTGTTTGGACAGGTGAAATGGTCAGGTGGAAAGAAATTCGAGGACAAATTTGTCGAGACACTCAAGAAGTACGGATATAAGGGATCCTATTTGTCAAAGCAATGGTTGAAACAACCTGTTTTTGTTCAGTCGTTTGCACCTACATCTCTTACCTATATATCTAACCTGACCGATGTGCCCAAGATTTTTCTAATTGATGATACAATGATACCTACTCAGGATACAAATCAGGTCTATACTTTTCACTTCATCCTTTTTATACATCTGACCATATACTAACAAGTTAATATCATTTTTGGGGTAAAGTTTGGCTATTATTAAAGTTGTGCACAAATTCTTTCCAAAAGCCAAAGCATTTAATACcaattgttttaattttaatgatCATCTGATTTTCCTGAGTTAATTTTCTATCTGATAGGCCATAGGCCATCTTGACTATATAGCGTATCAACTAGTTTTTCATGTTCACAAAGAATTGCATGATGTTTACTATGTTTGTCGGATTAGTTTGTGTATTCATTACTTTATGAAATTGTCCACTCACAACCCAATGTCCTTGGTTGTATCAACTCGAGATTCTTGTTATCTGTACATATTCTCAATCTAATGCCGTGACACAAAAACTTATGTTGTGACAGTCATTTTTGGAGATCACTTCAGATAAATATTTCGACTTTATCAAAGAATATGTTGTGGGGATCGGACCTTGGAAGGATAACCTTGTTACAGCATCAGATAATTATCTGCAAACACCCACCGATCTGGTAGCGAGGGCACACGCTCATAATCTTCAGGTACAAACTCTTTTTTTGTCAGTAATAATTCTTTACCGACATCTCTAAACTCAAAAGATTGTGTCATATGTGCCAAACGTTTCATTTTACTTCATGTTACTTTACTTGCAATCTCTACGAACATGCCATGAATCAGAAGCGTCTTAAAATGATGTTTTGATTCAGGTGCACCCCTACACGTTCCGGAATGAGAACCAGTTTCTGCACTTCAACTTCAGTGAAGACCCTTATAATGAATACAAGTATTGGATGATCACGATTGGTGTTGATGGACTCTTTACAGATTTCACAGGCAGTCTCCATCAGTATCAGGAGTGGACTTCCCCATTCCCGTCTAACGAGGAAGACGCCTATAAATTACTAGATAAGATTGTATCCATGATCACAAAGTTCAAACATTAGTAGTTACATGTAATGTAAAATTTTGTTCGATTGTTTTTGGCTGACATTCACAGCTACAGCTTGTGTAGTTCAACTAGCTTGTTTGCATTTTCCCTCCCTTGTAAATATTTCTATGGTGGAGAAAATAAAGTTTGCAAAAACACAACATAACGTAAATAAATACATTATGATTAGAAATTTCCAGCTGCCCAACTAATGATGCTCAACTTGTCCTCGAACACTAAAACCCGATGCCGTGTTTTAGTTATGCgaaaaaaaacaacaactaaaacccgagtcGAAGACGAGTTGGGAAAATATTATTGGGCAGCTGAAAAATACTCACATTATGATATCTACAATCGATGTGCTTATTATTAAGCCTAATTTCTATAAGGAtgttaatttactctatttcTTAGACaatatttcttaaataaaattttaattcgtTTAATCTACCGATGAAACTAACCCTAACcctgtgtttttttttataaaaaaaaatggccCTCTCCAATCTAATTTATTACAATGAAAcgttacttttaaaaaaaaatgagtaGGGTTATTTTCTCCAAAGTTTCTCGTAATTTATTACTCCATTCATCTCACATATTTAAGCTTGTGTTTGTTTAacacaaattttaaaaaccattttttttaaaacaaattatcATTTAACTCTCATTTCATTAATGCTTTAATgggataaaaaattattataattcgTTAATGAAATTAATAACGAAGGTAGatatctaaaataataaataaaataataccgAATATGAAAATTGAAATATGTATTAGAAATAaatgggaaaaaaaatttttggtcTAGTACTGTATGAATTGCAGGGGTTATTCTTCGTGTATAATCATAAGACTATAGTGGTCATAAAATAATCCCTGCAATTTTTAGAATAATTttgttattaaattaataaaaacattaaaacaaaaatttttgatcttgaaatcaattttatgagaCGAATTTAACacaaattgataaaaaaatattatttttgtgttttggattttggtctcttaattttattttattttttttaaaaaataatgttgTGGCCTGTGGGTGGATTCGGATTCCCATGTAAATCATCGACTGTGGAATTCGTCCAAAGTTTTTGAGCTGTGGAGCACAAAATCAAACACTGCCAATGGATCGGAATCCGAGACCCAGAAGCATTCTCGAAACTCTGGGCGAGGAAATCGTTAGAATCGTGACGCCGGTCTCAATTTGCATGATTTTGGTGGTGATTCTTGTTTCTTTACTCAATACGGATTCCTCTTCAAATGGCTTATCAATCTCATCGATGGCCACTGTAGCCTACGCAGAAACCAGCTCAGATTCCACATGGGACAAATTCAAAGGCGCCCTTTTGAATTCCCTTGTCTTTGTTGCCTTGGTGACGGTGGTCACTTTCCTGTTAGTGCTGCTTTTCTATTTCAGATGcactaagttcttgaaatactACATGGGTTTCTCTGCATTTCTTGTTCTGGGGTTCTTGGGCGGCGAGATTGCTCTTCTTTTGATCCAAGATTTCAGCTTTCCGATTGATTGTGTTACATTTTGTGTTGTTTTGTTCAATTTCACTGTTGTTGGTGTACTGGCTGTGTTTGTGTCGAAAATGGCTATATTTGTTACACAAACTTATTTGGTTGTTATTGGGATGTTGGTTGCTTATTGGTTTACCCTTTTACCCGAATGGACTACTTGGGTACTTTTAGTTGCCATGGCATTGTATGATCTTGCCGCAGTTTTGCTGCCTGGTGGACCTTTGAGGCTCTTGGTAGAGCTAGCTATGTCAAGAGATGAAGAAATTCCAGCTTTAGTGTATGAGGCACGACCGATTATTAGCGATTCTGGCACGATTGATGGTGTGGCACAGAGAAGGTTATGGAGAGAGGGAAGGGGTGGTTTGGATGAAAATCAAGGGCTTAGCTCCAATCAAATATCTCCTACCCTGGGGGCGTATTTGTCTGTTGGAAGTAGTGAAAACGAGAGGAATACTATTGATGCTGAAGAAGGTCGGTTTCCCAGCATGGATTCTGCACTTGTTGCTCCTCTTATTCAGCATCGAATAAGTGTCCGATTGAATTCACCAGAAGACGGAGCTCCAAGTGAGAACCTCGCGCTTGAAGGAATCGGCCTGGCATCCTCAGGTGCGATTAAGCTTGGATTAGGTGACTTCATATTTTACAGTGTTTTAGTAGGCAGAGCTGCTATGTATGACTTCATGACGGTGTATGCATGTTACCTTGCTATAATTGCTGGTCTTGGCATAACCTTGTTGCTCCTTGCACTGTATCGGAAGGTTCTGCCGGCACTTCCTGTGTCTGTCTTGCTAGGTGTGTTGTTCTACTTGCTTACTCGGCTATTACTTGAAAATTTTGTTGTGCAATGTTCAATGAACCTGTTGATGTTCTAGAAATAAAGCATATCATTTGGGCAGATAGATTTGGAATCTCATGTGTCTGCTTTCATGTTTTTTTCATTGGTTACCTTTCTTGATATGTAAAAGTAATAGTTGCCATTTTTTACCCATCAACTGAAATTCCGAATACATAACACAGTAGCGATTTACAGTAGTTGTAGTCAATGAATTCAATGGTTCAAGGTTCAATCGATACTGGATTATTAGAGTTCGAATCTATACTCATTTTTTCCTGTATTTAGGTCATATGATCGAATTGAGTAATTATTGTAATGCCACAGAGAGGAGCATTGCCTAATGTTACATCATAATCCGCTGATTACTATAACTTAGTAACTTCTCATAAACGCCTGAAACAAAAGTTTACAACTGGTTGAAACTCATTTCATCATTGACAATATGGAATAGAGtgaataaaaatgttaaatgcaAGATGCAAATCCTTGAAGGAATATTGTACAAAAACAAACGCTGACACCACACACAGTCACACACAAAATTCCCCTAACTGAGACTAGTAAAGGAGGAAGGGTGATTTAGGAACATCCAAACTCACCTCCTTCGCAAATGGTTCAATGACTTTGGTGCACTATCGAGAAGATCAAGAATGTAGGTTTCCAAATCTTGTTCTGTGTACTTGACGTACTTGTCACCGATAGTATCGGAAATGATACGTAGGAAGGTACGATATGGATGGATAACTGTCTTTGAGGCTGAGATCCTTAGCTCTTCGCGAAGCTTCGGATCTGGAACACACCATCCCGTTTGGTTTCTGTATAAATCCTCAAAAGCAGTGTAAAAAGCATGGCTTCTAGTCTTTAGAGTCGCCTTTCCCCTTTTCCCATCATCACGTAGCAATGGAAGCATTGAACTCCAAGTGGTTCTTTCATAGCACATTGCATATTTCCGATACTTACAAATGTGTTCTCGGATCCAATCATCCCCCAAGTAAGTTCCGACACCGGAGCTCCTAAATTTTTGAACCATGTAATGcatattattcattaaaaatatttgcttcAAAGCATGATCTTGATATAAGTTAGATTGCTTGTCTAAGTTGCCTTCTAGTATTGATGTAAATAACCGCAAGTGATCAGCCACAGCATCGTTTTCTTCAAGAAGTGAATCGAGGGTATCACCGTAATCTGCAAACCAGATCATGTAGTTTACAGTGTACTTAATCAGAGGGTGAATGCCACCATTTGCAGAAAGCGTGGTGGAAGAAGAAGATTCAATGTAATTTCCAAAACCCATAAAGGTTGCTTTCGCAGAATCCCCTAGTCGATCCAAAAGCTCATGGAATTCATTCTTGATCATCAAGCCAGTTTCTTGAGGATACAAAGCTTCTGCATTCGGGATAAGGGCGACTAAAACATCGTGCATGCCAAGGAAGCAATAGAGCCATTCTGGTCTATGGGGTCCAAGTGCCACAGCTTGGCCAAAATCCAGGAGGCCTAGGACAGAAGCCTTTGAAGCCTCGACAAAGCAAATGGAGCTAGTGCAACCATATTGTCCAAGAACTTGGTCGAAGAGGCGTTTTGCGCTAGCAAGATAAACACCGATGATTGCACTCATAGCACGGCGCCATTTCCGGATTCTGGAGTTCAAGCATTTCCACTCCATCGCAAGCACATCTGCAATCCTGAGCCGCTCGATGTTTAAAACTGCCAAATATTCGGCCATCGTCTCTCTCCAGAATTTCACAAAAGCCAGGCAGAATTCTTGATCATAACCTGAATCAAACATTGTTTTGGCTATCGACTTTATTTGAGGAATCATGTCAGGATGGACCAGATCCATCAAATACTCTTCAGCCTCTGTGCCGCTGCTAGCCCTTTGAGATGCATTCTCCACAGAATTTTCGTCGTTTGAAATGATCGATTCCTCGTACACAGAACCCTCCTCACAAACAGGAAGCAACACATTCTCATGCCCAAAACACTGCTTGTTCTGATCAAGGATATGGACCAACTCTTCTTGGAGCCTAACCATCGCAATTTGCTGAATACTTTGAGCTTGATTGAGAATTCCCATCTTTTTCCTACTTCTCTTCACAACCACCACACTTTCCAAGCTCTGAGCCAAGCTCCGAACATCATCAATAGCTTTCAAATATTGTCCAACTATGGAAGGGCCGGAATCCCATATCCTCGAGTGGTTCGACTGCAAATTCACGATCATGTCATGTGCCGAAGCCAGCCTATCCTCGATCTCTTTgttatcatcttcttcatcaccCTCATTGAGTCCAATCATTTTAGACAATTCAACGCATAATGTAGCAACATTTTTCTTCATATCCTGATTCAATATCCCGGTAGACTCGAGGGCCTTGACAGAATGATATGCTACAAGAATCAAATGCTGTTGCCCATCAAAGACTCCATCCACCAGTTCAGAATCCTCCATCACCAAGAATCAAAGACCGCCCAAATAATCAAGACAGCAAATTGGAGCACAAGTATGCTTCTTTGGATGGTTCTAgggaaacaaaaatcaaaatctccTCCACCAAAGATATAGTAAATTAAGCTAACGCAAGGTTTCAAGGCATGTTAGTATTTGCCTTTAAACTCTGCTAGCCTGACCTGAGAACTTTGAACGGGAATATCATTGACTGACACAGAAGAAAATATTCAAGGCATGTTAGTATTTGCCTTTAAACTCTGCTAGCCTGACCTGAGAACTTTGAACGGGAATATCATTGACTGACACAGAAGAAAATATTTCCAATATCTTTCTTGCACCCACTTCCCACTCAAAATCTTAAGGCAAAAGAACCAACGAATAAAATAGGTATTGACCGAAAGAGGAGACTGATCCACGGCCACCCAATTTGGACTTCAACAATGAACAATAACAGTAAATCCAAAATGAAATTTCCCACAAATTCCACAGAAAAGATAAGTCAGCACAGAGGATTCAAGAATCAGCACAGAATTTCCTGGGTTTTTCCTTCTTGAATCACTTTCAAGGGTCAAAACAGTTCACACTTATCAGAAGACCGCAGCTTAAGTTGCAAAAAACCATGAACAAAATTTAACCCAAAACGAAGAAAAGAAGATATATTATCAACAATCAAAAGCCAAATATACTGTTTTTTCATTCACAAGATTTGGAAATTCGAGATTGAGATGAATATGTTGCCTACCATCAATAGCCAAGAACAAAGGGAAAACGAAAACAAAACAGAAATGGGTAGTGAAATAATAAAGAAGATCAAAAGAGATTAGCTTTACACCTGAAGATTTTTGCTTGATTCTTGGACCAGCGAAGCACTAAaaaagtaaaaatgaaaacttTTTTTTCATGCAATGTGGGAATTTGAGAAAGACCAAGAACTGATAATTGATGAAATAGGAAGGAAGCTCACGCGGTTTTTCAAGGAAGCGATTCGTACTTTGaacataaaataatatgtattatatattttttaaaaaagatttttaataattttttgacATGTTAAAAATTAATGATATCAAACTactacattttatttttattaataaaaagtaTCACGAAGATATATGAGCAtagattatttattgatttatcTAAAACTATATTAtacaattaatttataaattaatcttTAATTTCTctctcattaattatttattacccatgatttattaataaaatgtgcACAGGTGATATTTTTTCAAACAacattttgataaaaaaaaatttaagaaaatttatataattgtcatttttatgaaaatatattttatttactatttaagaaattaatttctattatttatattaaaactaCTTTTGATTAGATTAATTTTATAACATTAATCCTATTATACAATTTGTCGCGCACAATATAACGACACTAGCATAAAACAAGAGCCATAGCATCACAAAGACTTTCTGTgcaactaaaaaataataaatatttccaAGTtactttcaaaaaaataaatatatatttccaaGTAGTTAACacatgtttttttaataataaattaataaatattgaaCTTTTTTATGTGGttttaattttcataaacgTTTTTCGATCATccgaaaataaatatatatttactatattttcaaatttatatatatggtTTACTATTTTCAATTCAATCCGATTTTatacattatattataataaaagataaataaatacATATGTTATGGCAAAAATAATATGATATAACTTACACAATTTCCCCGATAAATTTCCAGTAACAATAATAATCTTGGTCTTAAATATATAAGCTTGTTGTTTTACAGCCTAAAAAATCATTGAAAAACAAAAGTTCGCAAACaaatttcatgttttatctttaGTTAGTACATTTAAAAAATAGTTACACGAGTTAATAGCGGtatatttgtaaaataaaaaaaaaaatactcgtAGATGTAGAAattgaattatatatttaaaaactaaaaaaaacgaATTTTTATAATTGAACAGGTGGGAATATGTAATTAATGGTAATTTAGAGTCTCCATCTTCAATCTCTTGACTTGGGGACGAATAAAGTTTGGGACGAATAAGATTTCTTTGTAATAATTTATTGAGCATTTATTATCttcataaaagttttttttttgggaaaaaatagaataaaatcTCTTTATAAAATCCCCTCAAAATAAATATCTCTTTAATTATAATAGGTCCTTATGAAATCATATGAttctataaaattaattttaaatatggatttttttt comes from Henckelia pumila isolate YLH828 chromosome 4, ASM3356847v2, whole genome shotgun sequence and encodes:
- the LOC140865902 gene encoding presenilin-like protein At2g29900, which produces MDRNPRPRSILETLGEEIVRIVTPVSICMILVVILVSLLNTDSSSNGLSISSMATVAYAETSSDSTWDKFKGALLNSLVFVALVTVVTFLLVLLFYFRCTKFLKYYMGFSAFLVLGFLGGEIALLLIQDFSFPIDCVTFCVVLFNFTVVGVLAVFVSKMAIFVTQTYLVVIGMLVAYWFTLLPEWTTWVLLVAMALYDLAAVLLPGGPLRLLVELAMSRDEEIPALVYEARPIISDSGTIDGVAQRRLWREGRGGLDENQGLSSNQISPTLGAYLSVGSSENERNTIDAEEGRFPSMDSALVAPLIQHRISVRLNSPEDGAPSENLALEGIGLASSGAIKLGLGDFIFYSVLVGRAAMYDFMTVYACYLAIIAGLGITLLLLALYRKVLPALPVSVLLGVLFYLLTRLLLENFVVQCSMNLLMF
- the LOC140863359 gene encoding exocyst complex component EXO70E2-like, giving the protein MEDSELVDGVFDGQQHLILVAYHSVKALESTGILNQDMKKNVATLCVELSKMIGLNEGDEEDDNKEIEDRLASAHDMIVNLQSNHSRIWDSGPSIVGQYLKAIDDVRSLAQSLESVVVVKRSRKKMGILNQAQSIQQIAMVRLQEELVHILDQNKQCFGHENVLLPVCEEGSVYEESIISNDENSVENASQRASSGTEAEEYLMDLVHPDMIPQIKSIAKTMFDSGYDQEFCLAFVKFWRETMAEYLAVLNIERLRIADVLAMEWKCLNSRIRKWRRAMSAIIGVYLASAKRLFDQVLGQYGCTSSICFVEASKASVLGLLDFGQAVALGPHRPEWLYCFLGMHDVLVALIPNAEALYPQETGLMIKNEFHELLDRLGDSAKATFMGFGNYIESSSSTTLSANGGIHPLIKYTVNYMIWFADYGDTLDSLLEENDAVADHLRLFTSILEGNLDKQSNLYQDHALKQIFLMNNMHYMVQKFRSSGVGTYLGDDWIREHICKYRKYAMCYERTTWSSMLPLLRDDGKRGKATLKTRSHAFYTAFEDLYRNQTGWCVPDPKLREELRISASKTVIHPYRTFLRIISDTIGDKYVKYTEQDLETYILDLLDSAPKSLNHLRRR
- the LOC140864027 gene encoding glycerophosphodiester phosphodiesterase GDPD6, translating into MGSFCHAPFFFLLLIVGCSARALYPLPSRRNDRNRQPLQTFRPYNIAHRGSNGEIPEETAAAYMRAIDEGADFIESDILSSKDGVLICFHDVNLDDTTDIAMHKEFSDRKRTYEVQGDNITGYFTVDFTIEELKSLRVKQRYHFRDQQYNGKFPIITFEEFISIALDAPRVVGIYPEIKNPVFINQHVKWSGGKKFEDKFVETLKKYGYKGSYLSKQWLKQPVFVQSFAPTSLTYISNLTDVPKIFLIDDTMIPTQDTNQSFLEITSDKYFDFIKEYVVGIGPWKDNLVTASDNYLQTPTDLVARAHAHNLQVHPYTFRNENQFLHFNFSEDPYNEYKYWMITIGVDGLFTDFTGSLHQYQEWTSPFPSNEEDAYKLLDKIVSMITKFKH